The following coding sequences lie in one Cloeon dipterum chromosome 1, ieCloDipt1.1, whole genome shotgun sequence genomic window:
- the LOC135948409 gene encoding myb-like protein D — protein MKHFQLLAFFAVCIALAPVTSEPITTPYIPCKELQPLRTLNIQQLGGEWIIKKSYAVSEEASSLAQTIAKPSRQCISQEISQIRGPSLVLSTIDPQSPNNKNSTSCFVNVAQQGLWSCSLKGQDGFDVMVVMGEPNSFLLLASACVSGKYFPGMERYHPAKFAPVLWLFQKKDSTPLTSDKINVIDQRVQQILQRPPIQRDIDCLLSDRFNGDGKPLSNQDLNDFDNQDIGINRPTGNGFPNANNNGHLPVPGGNRSTNPHFGSQGGSTVLKPGNKPQTGVDYAQPGNSGALQNKKPHPPEVQKVIDSINNWFKNPINKKNNGHIDNSNNGDFNHNNGNRRPGSNNGNGDFTPNNGNRLPGHNNGNGDFDPNNGNRRPGSNNGNGDFDPNNGNRRPGHNNGNGDFDPNNGNRRPGSNNWNGDFNPNNGNRGPGSNNGNIGFPNNNNFNFRIGEGQEEKTEAPETDGAISEATAATPLVEATTIKATTRANNGRRF, from the exons ATGAAGCACTTTCAGCTGCTCGCGTTCTTCGCGGTTTGCATTGCACTCGCTCCGGTAACTTCGGAGCCGATAACGACGCCCTACATTCCGTGCAAAGAACTGCAACCTCTCAGGACGCTCAACATCCAACAG CTTGGTGGTGAATGGATCATAAAGAAATCCTACGCTGTGAGTGAAGAAGCGTCATCTTTGGCTCAAACAATTGCTAAACCGTCTCGGCAATGCATCAGCCAAGAAATCTCTCAGATTAGAGGCCCTTCGTTGGTTCTCTCCACCATTGATCCACAATCCCCAAACAATAAAAACTCCACCTCATGCTTCGTCAATGTGGCTCAGCAAGGTCTGTGGAGTTGCAGTCTGAAGGGACAAG ATGGATTCGATGTCATGGTCGTTATGGGTGAGCCCAACAGCTTCCTTCTCCTCGCGTCAGCATGTGTCAGCGGCAAGTACTTCCCTGGCATGGAGAGATACCACCCTGCAAAATTCGCCCCAGTCCTGTGGCTCTTCCAGAAGAAAGATTCGACTCCACTCACGTCCGACAAAATCAACGTGATCGACCAGAGAGTTCAACAAATTCTGCAAAGACCCCCAATCCAGCGAGACATCGATTGTCTGCTGAGTGATCGATTCAATGGTGATGGGAAGCCGCTGAGCAACCAGGACCTCAACGATTTCGATAACCAGGACATTGGCATCAATCGTCCTACCGGAAACGGCTTCCCCAACGCAAACAACAACGGACACCTGCCAGTGCCTGGAGGAAACCGAAGCACCAACCCTCACTTCGGATCTCAGGGAGGCTCCACCGTGCTGAAACCCGGCAATAAGCCTCAGACGGGAGTTGACTACGCCCAGCCTGGAAATTCTGGCGCCCTCCAAAACAAGAAGCCGCATCCCCCTGAGGTGCAAAAGGTCATCGACAGCATCAACAATTGGTTCAAAAATCCGattaataagaaaaacaaCGGGCATATTGACAACAGTAACAATGGAGACTTCAACCACAACAATGGCAACAGAAGACCTGGCTCAAACAACGGGAACGGAGATTTCACCCCCAACAATGGAAACAGATTACCTGGCCACAACAATGGGAACGGAGATTTCGACCCCAACAATGGAAATAGAAGACCTGGCTCCAACAACGGGAACGGAGATTTCGACCCCAACAATGGCAACAGAAGACCTGGCCACAACAATGGGAACGGAGATTTCGACCCCAACAATGGCAACCGAAGACCTGGCTCCAACAATTGGAACGGAGATTTCAACCCCAACAATGGCAACAGAGGACCTGGCTCCAACAATGGGAACATAGGTTTCCcgaataataacaattttaactttagGATTGGCGAGGGACAAGAGGAAAAAACGGAAGCCCCTGAGACCGATGGAGCCATCAGCGAAGCTACCGCCGCCACGCCTTTAGTAGAAGCCACTACCATCAAGGCTACCACTCGCGCTAACAATGgaagaagattttaa